From a single Parambassis ranga chromosome 2, fParRan2.1, whole genome shotgun sequence genomic region:
- the LOC114432045 gene encoding uncharacterized protein LOC114432045 isoform X2, which translates to MDLLWMILLLVLIRADAQRVTEVRGEEGGNLTLTCSSLQNETNIHWFMEVYRGFRAGIGRTFTPTYSTFCSPDFESKYLMESNRLVVKDLTAEDSRLYSCGRRNQSGLHFVDSFNLTLGKTSVKTSGDRSSNNSAAQTSTTELFLYGSLSLNAALMCAVTGLICALCCVKRRSSLQQQDRQPAFPCEIPKTVDTVQYEEIQLPPTRPPRSECIYYKAQLPAAMLSPC; encoded by the exons ATGGATCTCCTctggatgatcctgctgctggttctgatcCGGGCCGACGCTCAGAGGGTGACGGAggtcagaggggaggagggaggaaaccTCAccctcacctgctcctccctgcagAATGAGACCAACATCCACTGGTTCATGGAGGTCTACAGAGGGTTCAGAGCAGGCATCGGCAGAACTTTTACTCCAACATATTCAACTTTCTGCTCTCCTGACTTTGAGTCCAAATATTTGATGGAGTCAAACAGACTTGTGGTTAAAGAcctgacagcagaggacagcaggCTGTACTCCTGTGGGAGGAGGAACCAGAGTGGACTTCACTTTGTGGACTCCTTCAACCTGACTTTAGGCAAGACCTCAGTTAAGACCTCAG GGGACAGGTCATCCAACAATTCAGCAGCACAGACCAGTACAACCGAGCTCTTCCTGTACGGCTCCCTCAGTCTGAACGCCGCCCTCATGTGTGCTGTCACAG gtctgatctgtgctctgtgctgtgtgaagaggagaagcagcctccagcagcaggaccgtCAGCCAGCGTTCCCCTGTGAGATCCCAAAGACTGTGGACACGGTGCAG tATGAGGAGATCCAGCTGCCCCCCACCAGACCTCCTCGCTCTGAGTGTATTTACTACAAAGCTCAGCTGCCTGCAGCCATGTTGTCTCCATGCTGA
- the LOC114432045 gene encoding uncharacterized protein LOC114432045 isoform X1, with the protein MTFTSSLWVFFISRLDQRLKQEVCLCSLSELLCSHTIMDLLWMILLLVLIRADAQRVTEVRGEEGGNLTLTCSSLQNETNIHWFMEVYRGFRAGIGRTFTPTYSTFCSPDFESKYLMESNRLVVKDLTAEDSRLYSCGRRNQSGLHFVDSFNLTLGKTSVKTSGDRSSNNSAAQTSTTELFLYGSLSLNAALMCAVTGLICALCCVKRRSSLQQQDRQPAFPCEIPKTVDTVQYEEIQLPPTRPPRSECIYYKAQLPAAMLSPC; encoded by the exons ATGACTTTCACTTCCTCCCTGTGGGTTTTTTTCATCTCACGTCTCGATCAGcgtctgaaacaggaagtgtgtctctgctctctgtcagagctgctctgctctcacacCATCATGGATCTCCTctggatgatcctgctgctggttctgatcCGGGCCGACGCTCAGAGGGTGACGGAggtcagaggggaggagggaggaaaccTCAccctcacctgctcctccctgcagAATGAGACCAACATCCACTGGTTCATGGAGGTCTACAGAGGGTTCAGAGCAGGCATCGGCAGAACTTTTACTCCAACATATTCAACTTTCTGCTCTCCTGACTTTGAGTCCAAATATTTGATGGAGTCAAACAGACTTGTGGTTAAAGAcctgacagcagaggacagcaggCTGTACTCCTGTGGGAGGAGGAACCAGAGTGGACTTCACTTTGTGGACTCCTTCAACCTGACTTTAGGCAAGACCTCAGTTAAGACCTCAG GGGACAGGTCATCCAACAATTCAGCAGCACAGACCAGTACAACCGAGCTCTTCCTGTACGGCTCCCTCAGTCTGAACGCCGCCCTCATGTGTGCTGTCACAG gtctgatctgtgctctgtgctgtgtgaagaggagaagcagcctccagcagcaggaccgtCAGCCAGCGTTCCCCTGTGAGATCCCAAAGACTGTGGACACGGTGCAG tATGAGGAGATCCAGCTGCCCCCCACCAGACCTCCTCGCTCTGAGTGTATTTACTACAAAGCTCAGCTGCCTGCAGCCATGTTGTCTCCATGCTGA